Proteins encoded by one window of Primulina huaijiensis isolate GDHJ02 chromosome 1, ASM1229523v2, whole genome shotgun sequence:
- the LOC140981803 gene encoding transcription factor MYB97-like produces the protein MATNGASCSRKSSSTPTNNRNVLKKGPWTVSEDTILVEYVKKHGEGNWNAVQRNSGLVRCGKSCRLRWANHLRPNLKKGAFSAEEERLIVELHATLGNKWARMAAQLPGRTDNEIKNYWNTRFKRRQRAGLPIYPQDHQEHHHLNCSSPQVPPLSSLLPLSSTKPMNQTPLLFLDTFKSVPAASVIPPHHYNHANTPYGSNELRPFRDDGGLSLSLAASNSSLSPSSLVAQPFYTQGFPNSLHVPSILDCKYLEFGISTGMGVLELPLIQSTVPELSSSEDADRQYNEMETAFLRDKNSGLLEDLIGESEALKDKFEGKSAWNNIEGAVVGNLHDQSDYSFGNGSVSSENNYEGIDNKAEGDVIIGVDGDLLINLLDNFPMAVPIPDWNAENNGQLVPFNLTHGTSGEIESQTKDSRYNPDTAPSGLSEQERNCGHCLWNNMPSIY, from the exons ATGGCCACTAATGGTGCTTCATGCTCAAGGAAGTCTTCTTCAACACCCACAAATAACAGGAACGTGTTGAAGAAAGGCCCGTGGACCGTATCCGAAGATACGATTTTGGTGGAGTACGTTAAGAAGCACGGTGAAGGGAATTGGAATGCAGTTCAAAGGAATTCAGGGTTGGTGAGATGTGGAAAAAGCTGTAGGCTTCGATGGGCGAACCATCTGAGGCCTAATCTCAAGAAAGGCGCCTTTTCTGCAGAAGAAGAACGACTTATTGTTGAACTTCATGCTACACTTGGTAATAAATGGGCTCGCATGGCTGCTCAG CTTCCTGGCAGAACGGATAACGAAATAAAGAATTACTGGAACACGAGATTCAAGAGACGACAACGTGCCGGATTACCAATATACCCGCAAGATCATCAAGAACATCATCATCTCAACTGTTCATCACCCCAAGTACCTCCACTGTCATCCCTTTTACCCTTGTCATCAACCAAACCTATGAACCAAACCCCCTTACTTTTCTTGGACACGTTTAAGTCTGTTCCAGCAGCTTCGGTCATCCCTCCTCATCATTACAACCATGCCAACACTCCCTATGGCAGCAACGAGTTGAGGCCTTTTCGCGACGATGGTGGTTTGTCCCTTTCATTGGCGGCCTCAAACTCATCGTTGTCGCCATCTTCATTGGTGGCACAGCCTTTTTATACTCAAGGTTTTCCAAATTCACTCCACGTGCCTTCAATTCTTGATTGCAAATATCTCGAATTCGGCATCAGCACTGGCATGGGGGTTTTAGAGCTTCCTTTAATCCAATCAACGGTGCCGGAGCTTTCTTCAAGTGAAGATGCTGATCGGCAATATAATGAAATGGAGACAGCGTTTTTAAGAGATAAAAATAGTGGTTTGTTGGAGGATTTGATTGGGGAATCTGAGGCTTTGAAGGATAAATTCGAAGGGAAATCTGCATGGAACAACATTGAAGGGGCTGTAGTAGGAAATTTGCATGATCAATCAGATTATAGCTTTGGGAATGGGAGTGTTTCATCTGAAAATAACTATGAAG GCATTGATAACAAAGCAGAAGGTGATGTGATCATTGGTGTAGATGGTGATTTGTTAATCAATCTTCTTGATAATTTCCCGATGGCTGTTCCGATTCCGGATTGGAATGCAGAGAATAATGGGCAATTGGTACCATTTAATTTGACCCATGGTACAAGCGGAGAGATAGAAAGTCAAACCAAAGATTCAAGGTACAACCCAGATACAGCCCCCTCTGGGCTGTCAGAACAAGAAAGGAACTGTGGTCATTGCCTTTGGAATAACATGCCTAGTATTTACTAA